Genomic segment of Thamnophis elegans isolate rThaEle1 unplaced genomic scaffold, rThaEle1.pri scaffold_112_arrow_ctg1, whole genome shotgun sequence:
acatgcgcagaacaatcttcattgaaaaaatgaacgccacttcagctgactgttatctgcagttcagcggttcaaatctcaccggctcagggttgactcagccttccatccttccgaggtgggagaaaggaggacccagactgtgggggcgatatgctgactctgtaaactgcttagagagggctgaaagccctatgaagcggtatataagtctaactgctattgctaaaatgtaattttttgccccctttttaatgttgtgcagTTGCACAAAAATTTTCgggcaccgaaccggtagtaatggtggcaggAACACACCCCTGGTCTGGGGGATGCTTGTTAAGTAGCCCCAAAGtttgaagaaagaaaacagtCTCTCTATCCATGCCCTGGAGTTCAGTTGGGCCCCAGGAGAGCCACGTCAGGAAGGTTTTCCAAGTGTTATTTTACcagtggttagagaataaatatgaaagtaATGTATTTTAAAGTTAAATAAGTTAAGAAGAGAAATGTTATAGCAATAGATATGTTAAATTTTAAGTACtagtattaaaataagaatagataTGCATAATGAATATGGTGATAAGCTTTAACTCTTACCACACAAAAGTTTTGTACCCAGACAGCACACTGTTTGATGAATGATGAAATGATTGtattaaaagaaaattcaaaacaatTCAGAAAAAAGGGTTGGAAGGTTTTCCTAGCCATTTTTTAACTCTGGCAACTAAGTCCAGAAATCATGGGGTGCAGCTATGAAGGTGTAATTACTGGGAAATATAGATTTTAACATATGGGGAAACTCCCTGGGGGCGAGATCTGTCCCAGAGTAGAAGAATTTCCCTCTGAAGGTGGTGGAATTTCTGCCTTGGGGGTTTGACGGAAAAGTTTTCAAGGATGGCCGGACTGATTTGTCTGCACCCTGCAGAGGACGGACCAGCTTCAAACATTGGAGACTAGCTGGGTACCCATGCTTCCCGACGAAACTTTGTGATGggacaatgcaggagaaatccagttcaatccgttggctcagtagtagccggtgattgaaacacataagggaatatcgctcccgtcACCTTGAgtccagaacagtggtgggttccagatcctggtgcaactggtacggtgcaatgggggcGGGCATCCAACACATGCACGTGTGCAGCGCGTGCATGCATATTTCCTGCCCACAATGCTCCAGATGCTTGCCGGAGCATTGCTCAGGTGCTGTATGCTCTGTGTGCATATGCGGAAGCCCTGGTCGgctcaaatcaggggtgggtttcaaccggttcacggcggtccctgcgaaccggttggttggcgaacccggaagtaagtaacttccgggaacggcgaagggcccacccgcgcgcccgcgctccttacccggttttgatgagttctgcgcttccacgcatgcgcaggacgcatacagcacctgcgcgatcgtccaggagcagctggagcatcgcacagatgctagtatgcatgtgtgcgctgcgcgTGTGCACGTGTGTGCGCTGCGCGTGTGCACGTGTGTGCACGCGAGGGCACCGCACGCGTGCGTGAGGGCGCCGCAttcgtgcgcgaggacgccgccggccccgttccaaccgaaccggttggaacggggcgagaaacccacccctggctcaaaTACAGTTAAGGAGAGCgagcaggccctccggagcaccgtaccagaatggtaccgggtgcttccagcaggcaccagtacgcccgtaccggggtgtaccagtcgtatcccaccactggtccagaagcagttccataggtggaaagcTTAGACATTTGGttacgtttagtactgtaaggagccccagacctctcctgagtgaaggagtggaacgtctgccagtttgaactgaggtagtataatgtgaggcaactggcagttggaacagagttcttttcaggtggggagggggagtagaatatctAACCCCTTAGATATTCAgaatgtgttaatataaggcaactggaagTTGGAAAGGAGTTCTTTTcagggtggggaggggagtagaactccttagcatcagagcttgttaattactgtataagaattattaatgatctgatggtcttttcaaaaaatcctttcttaccgagcacctagaagccaagagcaatatatgtgccaaatttcaagtttgtaggctttatagtTCTGGAGACTTCGTGATGATGTGtgagtggtatttcacttttatatatagagagatttcaaaactggaaaaaataaaatcacaaaattAGCTGCTTCTAGGAAGGCTTTGAAAGAGAGTTAAAAACCCCAGAAGTGATTGCGCCAAGTTTCTCACAACAGCAAAACCTCAACTAGATTCAGAAAGCAGGTTGACCAGCTCCGAGAAATACTTTGAGAAAACGGTTTTAACTCAAATCACAATGCTTGCTTAGATATTCTGTGGCTTAGTGTGTCGTTCAGACGAAGCCAGGAACAGCCATTCCATTTTCTTAACCTGGGTTGAGTACCTCGCATATTGTGGGCTGCTGGGAGCTGTTCATTCCCGCAGGTCCTGAAGGGaagttagtgggggggggggggaactgtcacTCACAAGGAGAGCAAATCAGCCTCTCCACCGAAGACCTTGGACCCAgaggaggtgggttgctcccctgTCCTGGATGCCTTCAAGGGCAAGGGGGCTAAACAGCCATGGGTCTGGGTGCCTTCTTTTGGATTGCAGCCCTGAGCGAGGGCTGGGCTGGATGCCATCATGAACCATTTCAAAACGCAGGACTTTCTGTCCTGGCGGAAGGCAAATCCTGTCAGATTAAATTTCCTTTGTGATTATGAGCTGCTTCCTGATGCTTAGACCAAAAAAGTCCCTTCTCAAGccatttccctctccctctcttcccccacccGCCCCCAAAGTAATTCCACCTCTTTCTTTACCTATAAATGTCCCCATTCCCTTTGCTGGAGACGAGCCTGGAGTTGCCACTGAGGAGACTTGCTACCCAAAGACACAAAAAGGACAGGTGAGTTTGTCTCTCCCACCTTTGGACACCTGACAGGTGAGGCCCCTGCAGCAGATTGCCCCCCACTCTCCTTCTGaagggaccccttgcagggtctGCAGGGGGTCTGCAGGAGGGTCCCccaggcagggaggaagggatCTATAGGGGGGGTCTTTGCATTAGATAAAGAGAAGGACCCAGTAGATCACAACCTccagaggagccgaggtggcgcagtggttagggtgcagtgctgcaggccactttagctgactgtgatctgcagttcagcggttcaaatctcaccggctcaaggttgactcaaccttccatccttccgaggtgggtgaaatgaggacccagactgtgggggcaagttgctgactcaatttgctaaaaaatttgtaaactgcctagagagggctgaaagccctatgaagcggtatataagtctaataaataaataaataaataaccctacttcttggtaagttagaaaaatgtgggatagatagaattatcaccagatggattttcaACTGgttgacaaactgtactcaataTATAGTCCTTAATGGGAcgacatctacatggaaggaaggaaggaaggaaggaaggaaggaaggaaccaatTGTAGCcaatttcattgcatttattttctacaatgacaataaaggggATACTATAATAAGCAGTGGGGGTCCCACAAGCTTCCCTCtcaggcccaggactcttcaatatcttcataaatgacttagatgagggaatagaaggggaactcatcaagttTGCAGATAACCCTAAGATGGTAAGAATAGCCGACACCCCAGAAGACacactcaggatccaaaaagatcttgacagacttgaacattggacactatctaataaaatgaaattcaatggtaaaaggagtaaggttctacatttaggtaagaaaaaccaaatgcacaggtacagtataggtggcaccttgctcaatagtagtaactgtgaagagggatcttggagtcctagtggacaaccacttaaataggagccagccgtgtgcagcagctgccaaaaaagccaacacagttctaggctgcataaagagaaggatcatagaatcaagatcaagtgaagtgttgGTACCAcattataaggccttggtgaggccacacttggaaaatttgcattcaattttggtggccacgatgtgaaaaagatgtggagattctggaaagagtgcagagaacaaagatgattaagggactggaggctaaaatatatgaagaatgagtGAGTCTAgagtaatgaaaagaaggactagggggtgacatgatagcagtctcccaatatttgagCAGCTagtagaaagaagaaaggggcagcctattttccaaaccgcccaaaggcaggacaagaagcaacggatggaatctaatcaaggagaggagcaacctggaactaaggggGAATCCCTCttccttggtggtggtgggggggttcCAAATGGCATCACTGCCAccttcagtttctcccctctttgCTTCTCTGCAGCGAAGGAAGGAAGACCATGGGGCAGTACATCCTTGCGAGTCTCGGCTTGCTGGCTGTGGCTTTATCCCTGGGTGGTAAGTTGACTGGGCCTCTCATGTCCGGAGAAGCCATTTCTCTTGCCTCTGAAGAACCCCTTCCTGATTTGACCCcgcctcctcccacccaccccccaaagccTCTCACTGAAGTTGCTGTTTCTCCTATTTTGCCATTTCGACCCCACCTTGTCTCTCTGCCCCCAggctcagagccgaggtggcgcagtggttagggtgcagcactgcaggccacttcagctgactgttatctgcagttcagcggttcaaatctcaccggctcaaggttgactcagccttccatccttccgaggtgggtgaaatgaggacccagactgtgggggcaataatgctgactctgtaaaccgcttagagagggctgaaagccctatgaagcggtatataggtctaactgctattgctattgtttgcatATATGTGATAACAAAGCAAACTCAACGCGATTGAAGTGCAGAATTAATTAAAAGTTAAAACGGCAAATATGCATCCATCGATCATTTAAGAAAAGCGTGCCCTCCACCTCTTGCTAGAGATTCCTCCACGTGGAACCCCCACGAGAGCTTAAACTAAAACTGGCAGGGCATCTTCAGAAGGGGCTGCCCTGGGCAGCAAGTGGAAGGGGGTCAGACCCACAAATGATCACCCCTGAATGCCCTATGGGCAGCTATGGGACATCCTGAGTGCCAGTGCAGTTCCTAAAGCACagacctaccatatttttggagtataagatgcaccttccccccctaaaagagcgtggataggttggtgcgtcttatacaccaaatacagccgtttttggcctcccgaagtgCCCCCCCggcatccctttttttttttaacatttggggtccgtttttgttcccaggagccttccctgaggcctgctaggccaaaaatgaggggtggggatgctgcaaaaggaaggaagggagagagaaagaagaaaaagagaaagagaaagggagggagggagggagggagggaggaaagaaagagagagagagaaaggaaggaaggaaggaaggaaggaaggaaggaagaaagaaagaaagaaagaaagaaagaaagaaagaaagaaagaaagaaagaaagaaagaagagggagggagggagggagggagggagggaaaaaggagagggtgGAAGGACcccaaacctggcactagacccaggatggcacatggagccatttgtcagagcatgcgaggcgttgccctgttagctggTCAGTGCGCATGTACGCGCTGACCAGCTGAGTTAAGCCTTTttcaaagccatttttcaccctccccaggctccagaggctttataggagcctggggagggcgaaaatagcctcttccctgcgcccccccccccaccgaggcCCCCCGAAGCAggaaaaaaccggccctatgggcaaacaggaagttcgggaatggacttccggtttgctcggagggtcgtttttagtcctccagagccttcagggaagcctcctgaaggtccctgaaggcactggagggcttccgggggggggaggctgtttttgtcctccccaggctcctataaagcctctggagcctggggagggcgaaaaaagcattccaaaaaatggggggagcgcctgtcatgcacgcatgcacactggggggggggtgtcgcacattgcattatgggtgtggcacgcccgcacatgacccccccccccgcactccccgcaagccaaaaaaggttcaccatcgctggcctagatgcagcttcagaggatccTTTGAAGCAGCAGAGCAATCCAGGGCTAGAAGAGACCTGGgggggggtcatctagtccaaccccttactccAGCAGGACATCGTTAAAGTGATTTTCTGCCTCTTGACTCCCCCgttcacatgactacatagccacgcccagcCACATGACATCCCCACCCACccgcaccaagccacgcccacagaccccAAACCAAGTTCTGGACATTCTCCAAATGCAACTTCTGTGTCTGTAACCAAAGTCAAATGCGATTTGTTGCCATCAAAGATATTTGTAACTCAGCAGGTCAAGAATGTCCTGCAGACCCAGCTccctccacctgctcctccttctctcctggcCATCTTCTCATCGGGTTTTCCTCTCTTCCCACCCAGGAACTGGAGCCGATGTCCTTTGTCCCTATGATTGGGTTTCCCACAATGATTCTTGCTACAAACTCTTCACCCGTTGGATGTCCTGGGACGATGCGCAGGTTAGATGTGCCCCATGCTTTTGGATATGCCAGAGGGATTTCTCGAGATGGGCGGCTATAGAAATCGAAACTCAAATAAGCAATAATTAAATCTCCTAGCCCAGGCCGAGGAGACGGCTAGGCTGGACTTTTGCATAGCCCCCAAGTCCTTTCTGGCTGGGCCAAGGACCCCTAAAGGGAGAGCTGGAGGTCAACCAGACTGTCCGCATGAAAAGGTCGCACAGATCACCATTTTAGGACAGTCTGAAACACAAGTATTCTGTGGCCCTTATACTGCTGAAGACCTTCATGGCCAATATCTTGTGTTGATCTTCAGGGTTGAGTGACCATCGGATAGAGAACAGATTTTCCTGGTGTGGCCCACCACCGACCAGCAAATCTggcggcagattcagacagtgaggaggttggggaggaacctgggccagtcctggagtctggggaaggctctgaggaggtctctgtatcggaggcagagagggggtcagggccatccggcagttatcagctgccttcagagtcagacatcagtgaggcagaagaacagctggagcctgttcccagtgtgtgcatgtgcagagttgctagacgaagggagcagctaaagaacagggggcgccttgggagtaaggccacaggtggacggtgaatggcccctcccagaggagatataCATCCCAAGTATTATCTGCCACAGAGTGCCATTGGGAAGATATCAGCCtagcaactctccaagcctgataaaagccTGCAGTTGTGAAATCTTGTGAAAGTCACTtagccaggactttgctggagcggaatacactttaaactaaataaaaggggttttatcgggatgaggtcAGAACATTCCCTGATGTTTCGCTGGCAACTCTGGCTCGTATCTTCCGGCCTCTTGACCACCTGGCTTCTGAAGGGATGGGGGGAGGGATCTGAgattctaatgcagtgtttctcaaccttggcaacttgaagatgtctggacttcaactcccagaattccccagccagaattctgggagttgaagtccagacatcttcaagttgccaaggttgagaaacactgttctaatgcaTGAATTTAAGTCTGGGCTGGTCAAGGGGTGGTTAACGAAGTCAAGACTTTggcacaaatacacacagataGGGAAGATGCTCCTTCCCTGCTGAGCAAGTGATTTTCTCTGTTGTCGCTTTCTCCCAGAGGACCTGCCAAGAGGCACAGGAAAATGGCCAACTGGCCTCCATCAAAGACGTGGAAGGGGCAGCGAAGCTGTCCAAGTACCTCAGGGAAAACCGGAGACTACGCCTTGATGCCTGGATCGGACTGAGGCTTTCAAAGATAGTAGGTCCTTCCGATTGGTTTAGCTTTatcagtgctttttaaaaaaaatccatttctagGGGGCTGTTTGAAGGGTGGTAGGGAATCCCTCTGCTAAAACCTTGTTGAGCGATTACACTGCAGAATAACCTATAGCCCTGGGGGGTTGTTAGCGGTCTCCCACctaagagacagagacagagagaaagagatggagagaaacagagagacagagagagagagaaagagagaaacagatggagagaaacagatacagagagagagagatgcagaggggggagagagagagaaagagaaagacagagagacacagagagacacagagagagagacacagagagacacagagagaaagagagagagacagagagaaacagagacagagacacacacagagagaatgaccaagacagagagaaaaagacagagagagacagaaacagagacagagagaaacaaagacagagagacaggagcagagacagagagagagagacacagagagaaagagagagacacagagagagagagacacagagagagagacacagagagagagagagacacagagagacacagagagacacagaaagagagagagacagagagaaacaaagacagagacacacatacagagagaatgaccgagacagagagaaaaagacagagagagacagaaatagagacagagagaaacagagacagagagacagagacagagagacagagagagagacacagaaagagacacagagagaaagagacacagagagggatacagagagagagagacagagagagaaagaaagagagaaagagatggagagagagacagagagagagagagagagacaaagagggtggagagagacagagagaaacagagacagagagagacacacacagagagagatagagacagagagaaaaagacagagagagacagagagaggggggggagagagagacatagaaacagagacatagagagacacacacagagagagatagagacagagagaaaaagacagagagagacagagagagagagaaagagatggagagaaacagagagacagagagacagagacagagacagagacagagagacagagagacagagagacagagagaaacagacagacacacacacacatagagacagagagaaaaagacagagagagacagagacagagagagaccgaaacagagacagagagaaacatagagagagagagagagacagggacagacagacagacacacacacacacacacacagaaagaggcacagagagagacagagagagagacagaaagatggTCTATTTGGTTTAtaaagaataagagagttggaagggaccccggaggtcttctagtctgcccCTTGAAAGGTGCcaacctttctctctctgtccctgggCCCCGTATCGCCAGAGCCCCTTCCTCAGTTGGCTAACGTCCTTTCCCTTTCATTGCAGAACAATAAATGGGAGTGGAGTGATGGCTCCAATGTCACCTACGTATCCTGGGAAAAAGGACAACCGGACAACTTTTTGAAACTGGAGTTCTGTGCTGTGGTGTCATCCAAATCACGTAAGTCGACCGGTTGGGGGCAACTGAGGGCGCAGTGCCAATAATAAAAACCCATCTGATCCCATCTTGGGATTGACCCCTTGACCACTGATGACCTTTGTTGACCTCTGGGATCTCTGAGCGTTCAGAGTCCTACACTCTGTACAGACAAGGGAAGACCAGGCATCCGTAGGAGAAACAACATTGACGGCGTAGCTCCTTCAAAAATTGGGACTGGAAGCGGACACAGTTGccgcaatatagcaatagcagttagcagttagacttatataccgcttcatagggctttcagccctctctaagtggtttacagagtcagaaaatcgcccccaacaacaatccgggtcctcatttcacccacctcggaaggatggaaggctgagtcaaccttgagccggtgagattagaaccgccaaactgcagataacagtcagctgaagtggcctgcagtgctgcaccgtaaccactgcaccacctcggttccAACTGGCTACTTTATTGCTttctgcctataatacaggaatctccccAGAGTTTCTGCCTGGGAAAGGCCAGATAAGGCTGAAAGGCGGTCAGTGGAATCACACCTTGGCCTCCTGTGTACACAGAGTGAGCCTGGCCTGATTCTCTGTGCGAGTCCTTCTCCCGAGGGAGACATTTGCTCTCCAACGGCAGTCAGCTCTAAGTTGCCGACTGCAACTTCTACCAAACACAGTCAGAAGAATCTCAGCCACTTAGAACGTATGTAGAAGAGAAACATTGGCCCACGCCTGATCCCAATATAAAGTTACCATGAGGACAGCATAaatcagaacaaaacaaaaaagtaaacaaaagaTTATTATAAGAAGAAAGGTCAGAAATGAAACTACAGAGAAGGGCACCATAGATACAGGGGCTGATCGGTTGTGAGGACCCGACCTTTCTTGGCACTGTTTAAgtttgaatagaacagaacagttggaagggaccttggaggtcttctagtccaaccccctgcttaggcaggaaaccctatacagttccagacaaatggctctccaacctcttcttaaagacttccagtgttggggctttcagaacttctggaggcaagctattccactgattcattgttctaactgtcagaaaatttctccttagttctaagttgcttctctccttgattagtttccacccattgcttcttgttctgccctcaggtgccttggagaatagcttgactccctcttctttggggcaacccctgagatattggaagactgctatcatgtctcccctggtccttcttttcattaaagtagacattcccagttcctgcaaccgttcttcctatgtttgagcctccagtcccctaatcatctttgtttgagTGGACGCTAAACcaatagtcataagttgagaactcccTGTAGAATAGTCATAGGACAAAAAGGAAACTTTGCCGCCCTCCTGTGGCTGAAAGCTTGATAGGCAACTTCTGATAGCCATGACCTCACTTGGTAGCTaggtctgtctctgtctctgtctctctctctctctgctagcctgcctgcctgcctgcctgcctatctatctatctatctatctatctatctatctatctatctatctatctatctatctatctatctatctatctatctctattattaaattatatgccactcatctcactATCCAGCTGAGTTACAATATCCTGCTGAACCCAAATCCGGTTATAGCAGGTGAGGTTCTCCTCTTGCGATATCCTCTTgcaaatgaattgaattgaattgaattcattatatttctatgccgcccttttcccagaagggactcagggcggctcacaacccaagtcagggggggggggggataggggatacaaatagggaaaaagacatagacaaacaataccacaattttaaaaacaatttaacagccacaccattcgagcggggacaggaactcatcagccccaggcctgtcggaacagccaggttttaagggctttgcggaaagcctggagggtggtgagggtctgaatctccacagggagctcgttccagagggtcagagcagccacagagaaggctctcctccgggtagtcgccagtcggcattggccagtggatggaattcggaggaggcctagtatgtgggatctaatcggtctgttggaggtaattgggagcaaggggtctctcaagtacccaggtccaggtccaataccatgaagggaatGAGGGAGGCGCCACTGAAATGCCCCTCTGGGACTCCGAGGGAGTCACTGCAAAACTTTCTCTTTTGCTGCCCAGAGTTTATGGAATGGAACGATAAGCCATGCGGGTTTCCACATCGTTTTGTCTGCAAGTTCCAGCCCCGGCGTGTGGCAAGCAGCGGATGAAGGTTGGAGAAGCAGTgagccccccccagccccgcccCTGCCTGCCGAAATCTCTGCTCCGCACCCTTGCTTCACGTGCTTTGAGGGGCTTGGATCTGATTATGCTCATTTCGGTGGGCCAGAAGCTTGAATAAATTCTGTCTAGCATAACTGGTGTTCTTCATTTTCAAACTCAGTCTTCTTGTATAGCAAGGGTGGGTATTAAGGGGAGGGGGTGTTTCTCTAAGATGACCACCCATTGATGCTACGTTGCTTTCTTGCATGTCCACCTCGTTTTAACTGGAGGGCTGAGAATATGCTGGGCTTTGGTACCATCTTGCTGTCCCCCAAAGACAATTGGCACATGAGTCCCACTCGGAGCATTAATGCAGCTTCCAGCTAGAAAGAGCGTAGGGGTGAGAAGGTGAGGTGGGTCCCTGAGGGCCGGGTCTGTGCTAAGTTTCTCCGTCAGAGCTGCAAAGATCTAAACCTCCTCTGGGGGGCACCAAAGAGCCTGTGACGCCTCTAGCCCTCGGCGCCCTCTAGCAGTCCAAGGCCATAGTGGGAACTCCTTCAGTTCTCCTTCTGCCACATCTGGGGAGAAGGACCTCATTGCTGGGGTATTCTTTTCATCCGGCCTTTGAAAGAGTTGGGGGGCTTCAGTCAAGACCCGGAGGAGATAACAGAGGGGATGTCATGGAGGGCAGGGTCACTCACTTCTCCTTCTGAAGTAGAGGCTCCATTTTGGAAATAGCAGGAAGAAGCCAAGGTAATGCTGGGGAATGATA
This window contains:
- the LOC116523222 gene encoding C-type lectin lectoxin-Phi1-like, giving the protein MGQYILASLGLLAVALSLGGTGADVLCPYDWVSHNDSCYKLFTRWMSWDDAQRTCQEAQENGQLASIKDVEGAAKLSKYLRENRRLRLDAWIGLRLSKINNKWEWSDGSNVTYVSWEKGQPDNFLKLEFCAVVSSKSQFMEWNDKPCGFPHRFVCKFQPRRVASSG